In Acidimicrobiia bacterium, the DNA window ATATTGAAGTTGACCAACGGCTGCCAGGATCGGCTGCTGTTCGCCCCACAGTGGATGATGGAGTACCTGGATGGCCCCTTCTTCGTCGAGTTCCGCCATGCCGCGGCGGAATTGTTTGTAGCGGGCGGTATCGAGGTTGAGCGCCTTCATGAAATGCTCGGGCGCAAACGTGGGGATTGGTGGGTACTGGACCTTTCCGGACTCCGAAAGGGTGTCGCCGATCTGCAGGTTGCCGGAGCTGATCAGACCGATGATGTCGCCGGGGTACGCCGTCGCAACGGTTTCGCGGTCCCTGCCGAATAGCTGGTGGGCGAAGTTAGCGGCGAATGAACGTTGCGTCCGATGGTTGGTGAGCTGGATGCCTCGCTCGAATTGACCGGAGTTGACCCGGAGGTAGGCGATGCGATCGCGATGGCGAGGATCGAGGTTGGCCTGGATCTTGAAAACGAACCCTGAGAATTCGCCGTCGATCGGCTGGATGGCATCGTCGATCGTGGGTCGGGAGGACGGCGAAGGTGCCAGCTCGGCGATGGCATCCAGCAGGAGCCGGATACCGAAATTCCATACGGCCGAACCGAAGAACACAGGCGTGGTTTCCCCGGCCAGAAACAAGTCGAGGTCGTGGTCGGCGCCGACGCCGTCGAGCAGTTCGAGTTCGCCGGCCGCGTTGATGCCGGCTTCTCCGTGGGACGCGAGGTCGGCCCCCTCAAGACGTTCCTCTTCGGCTGCCTTGGCCCCGTGGTCGGTGCGTCCAAATTTCCAGAAGGCACTGTCCCGGCGGTCGACGACCCCGACGAAGTTGGGGCCCATCCCCACCGGCCAGGTCACCGGGGTGGCGACGATACCGAGTTGCTTTTCGATGTCATCGAGCAGCTCAAGGGGGGCCAAACCAGGTCGGTCACATTTGTTGATCAGGGTGATGATCGGGGTCTTTTTGCGCTTGGCAACTTCGAAGAGCTTCTTGGTCTGAGCCTCGATGCCTTTGGCAGCGTCGAGCACGATGATGGCGGCATCTACTGCGGACAGAACCCGATAGGTGTCTTCGGAAAAGTCGCGGTGGCCGGGCGTGTCCAGCAGGTTGAAGACGTGGCCGGCGTAATTGAACTGGAGCACGGTGGATGTAATCGAGATACCGCGTTCGCGCTCCATCTCCATCCAGTCCGAGGTGACATCGCGTTGTTTTCCGGCCCGCGCCTTTACGGCGCCCGCTTCACTGATAGCTCCCGAATACATGAGGAGCTTTTCGGTGAGAGTGGTTTTTCCAGCGTCGGGGTGGGAGATGATGGCGAACGTGCGGCGCGGGGTAGTCATAGGACTTCCCGGGTGGGCGCGTTCGGCAACATGGTCATGGCAGAGGGATCCTCTCGATATTGGTCCGGTCGCAGACACTGCCGCAGCACCAAGGCCAATAGCCATTCTACGCCGTTTCAGGGCAGGACGATCAATCCGACCGATTACCGAATAAAGGTGATGGCGCCCTGGGTGCCGTATTCGGTGACTTCTCCGCCGATGGTTACGAGGAAAGCGTTGCCATAGGTGAGATTCCCGTCGGCATCAAAGGTGATCTCGGCCACTGCGACCGTTACATCGTCGAAGTCGGTGATCGCCCAACCGGGGAAGTCGTTGCCGGCGGTCAACGGTATGCCAAGATCGATGTCGGTGAAGACCCGATCGGAGTCCAGGTCGTAGATGACGAGATTGGAAAGGCCCGAAAGGTACGCAACCGTCTCGCCGTCTGCGGACACCCATGGTCGCCGTGGACAGCTTCCGGTGAAGCACGGCACGATGATTTCCCCCTGCTTGCCGTCGAAGCCGAATGTCTGCAGAAATGCTTCGCCCTCGCCGAAGATCCCGAGCACAAACCCGGTCGGGCTGAGTGACGCCGATGCCAGGGTCGATTCAAAGCCGGCCACGATGCCATAGTCGGTAATCTCGCCGTTCGAGATGTTGATGGTGGCGAGCCGTTCATTGGTCGTCTCGACTCCTTCGACCACAGCTTGTTCGAGGAGTTTGACCACGGCCAATGGGGTGCCGTCTTTGAATCCCAGGGAAAGCAGTCGGATCTGTACGTTCGCCGGGTTGGCAAGGATGTCGGCTCCGGCTCCCCGATCAACGAATACCGGGGTATCGACTCCCGGCAGCTGGTAGACCAGCGACCCGTTGACGGCGAACGCCACGGCCCCCCGGGATCCGGTCAGCCGGATTCCATTGGATGCGTAGATGCCCGAGGACCGAGATTGGATCGTGGCCGCCTCGGCGCGGTTGGGAATGGCTGAGCGCCCGACGGGCGGATCCACGAAGCCATCGCCCGGTTGAGTAATCACCTGGGGAACATCATCGATGGAGGCGATCGAAGTAGTGGTCGTGGTTGGATCGCCGGGCTCGGCCTGGGGAGCGTCGGATCCGCCGAAAGCTCCGGAGACGGCCAATGCAATCAAAGCGCCAAGGACGGCTCCCACCGGAAGTCCGAACAGAAATCCTTTGCGTTGACTCACCGAGCTCCCCTTCATCAAAAACCAATCTAATCCGCTGCAATTCCCTCTAGTTCCGTTCCGCGAGAGAGGGCCG includes these proteins:
- a CDS encoding peptide chain release factor 3, with translation MTTPRRTFAIISHPDAGKTTLTEKLLMYSGAISEAGAVKARAGKQRDVTSDWMEMERERGISITSTVLQFNYAGHVFNLLDTPGHRDFSEDTYRVLSAVDAAIIVLDAAKGIEAQTKKLFEVAKRKKTPIITLINKCDRPGLAPLELLDDIEKQLGIVATPVTWPVGMGPNFVGVVDRRDSAFWKFGRTDHGAKAAEEERLEGADLASHGEAGINAAGELELLDGVGADHDLDLFLAGETTPVFFGSAVWNFGIRLLLDAIAELAPSPSSRPTIDDAIQPIDGEFSGFVFKIQANLDPRHRDRIAYLRVNSGQFERGIQLTNHRTQRSFAANFAHQLFGRDRETVATAYPGDIIGLISSGNLQIGDTLSESGKVQYPPIPTFAPEHFMKALNLDTARYKQFRRGMAELDEEGAIQVLHHPLWGEQQPILAAVGQLQYEVAVARLEGEYGAKLELTSTPFTEARRTDAAGAAALAGERDCEVVERRDGTLLALFKGKYRMEATRERHPDIMLDSIVVG